The Ignavibacteriales bacterium sequence AATGTCCAGATATTCGTTTGTAACACGGCTGGTTTCACTAACCGATTCTTCAGACAGTTTTCGATCAGTAATATCCTCAATGGCTAATAAAATTATCTTCTCTTTCCCAAATGCTCTTTCAATTTGCCGGGCATTCAAAAGCATGATTCGTTTGCCAATTGTCGAAAAATCATGCTCAACTTCATAGTTATCAAACATTGTTTTTTCGGGAAGGATAGTTTCAAGCAATTCTCTCAGTTTAGGAATATCCCATTGACGATTCCCCAAATCATAAATAAGAGATCCAATTGTAACATCGGAATTTACTTTGAAGAAATCATAGAATGAACGGCTGGCTTTAACTACTCTTAAATCTTGATCCAAAACAAGTAGAGGTTCGCGGACAGTATTGATTATGTTTTCAGCAAATTCATTTAATTCATTTGCGGATTTCAATTTGAATTTTGGAAGACCTGGACTACTTGGAGATTTTATTTTTTTCTTCTTATCAATCATTACCATGACACCACCCTTTGTCTGAATCGAGATCTAACTATTTAGGATATAAAATCAATCAGTCAAAAAGGACGGGGACGGGGCTACAACTTATAATGGAATGGAGAAGAGAATTACATAAAGATTGTTTGACTGTTTTATTTAATGTCCTTTAATGAATGCATATATTTTTTCAAATGTTATTTCGGGTTTTTCTTCCTGCGGGGCATGTCCGCAAGCATCAATTATCTCCAATTTTGTATGGGGTAATTCCTTACTTAGTTTAATACCATTATTCACTGATAATACCGAATCATTATTACCCCAAAGAATTAGGCATGGTGTCGTAATGTTCTTGTAAGCACTTATTATTTTTCCGTATCCATCGGGATCAATCTGTTCGGCAGACTTAATGAAAGTATACTCAAGTCCTTCACCGTAATAAAAAGAAGCATACCTGTCAATTAGTTTTTTATTAGCCTTACTCTTATCGTATAATATTTTATCAAGTATATATTCTGCTTTGGATTTATTTGTAAGCTGAAATGTTAATTTATTCAAAAGAGGAGTTCTCAAATAATTAATAAAAGCGGGCATTTCCTGCGTATAGGCAAGACAATCAATCAGAATCAATTTACTAATTTTTGTTTTGCTCTTTTCATTTAGTAATGATATTTGTGTGAGCAAAGCAACAGCTCCTCCATAGGAATGACCAATTAGATACAACGAATCCGTATTGATATCTTCTACAAATTGCTTCACAATTTTTGATTGATCTTCAATTGTATATTTATCATCCTCCGGTTTTGAAGAATTACCGAATCCTTTCAGATCAATTAGGTAAAGCGTGAATTCATCCGGAGGAAATAATTCCTTTACATCATCCCAAGAATGTAATGAGGTGCCGAATCCATGCAGGAATACAGCTTTCTTATCTCCATATCCGAGCTTTTCATAATTGATGTGGATCTCATTAGAATAAGCATACGTTAAATCTTTGGTAGTATACATCAATGCTGGTATTGACTGACTGCAGTTTGAAAGTAAAAATAATAAACCCAATAGTGCTATGATTCTCATTTGATTAATTCTGTAACTCAAGTTCATGCTAGTTTTATTCTTCATTTGTCTGTCCCAGATTTTTCTTTTTGCCGTGTTTTTGAAACAGCTGCCATAATTCCCAATCCGACTACGATAATGACACCTATTCCAATCCAAATTGGTGGAGCTCCTAACTTATAAGCTGCCCAGGAAAATCCGCCAGCAACAAATAAAATTCCTATTAAATAGATCGCAAAATTAGACATCATAATTTTCCTTTTTGTGTTTTCCCGTTTAAAGTACCGGAATATTCATGAACAAAAATTTTGCTTCAAATAAATCGTTTTCAATTTTATCTGATAGAATTATTTAGACCAACGAATTATTACAATGATGACATTATCATTTTGTCAAATTAACTGTTTTACTATTTTGCTGCTTTCCTACAGAAACTCCTCCGCTTGCACTACAGCTGTAAATAAAAAGAGATACGATAAAAATTAGAATTAAGGATATTGCGTTTAACTTTTTCATGGTAATACTCCTGATAAATTAATTTTACAAGTCATCTATCTTTTTGACCTATGCTTGCACACATAAAGTATAATTACGAATAGTCTAATTCTATAGAGCGAAAGGATGAAAAAAGGACTACATCTTTTAGGATAAAAGACTGAAGTAAATTATTCGATTAGTGAAGTTGTCTCAATTGCAGTTTTATAAGAATCAGAAAGATGAGCGTGTTTTGCAATCTGCACACGCGTATTAAGTGCTAATTTTTCAAGAATATTATGAACGTGACTTTTGACAGTGTAAGGTGAGAGATGGAGTTTTTGAGCAATTTCTTTATTTGAAGATCCTTCGGCAATCAATTCGATCACTTGACGTTCACGTTTTGTCATACGAACCGATTCGGTAATCGCGGTTGTTTTTGATCCATTGATTGCATGTTCAACAATTTGAGAAAAAAGTGATCCGGTTAAGTGTGACGGCAGAACCTGCATCCCCTGGTGAACCGATCGGATAGTTTTAAAAAATTCGGTAACATTTGCGTCTTTGAGTATGAATCCTGAAACTCCTGCTTGTACAAATTCGAAAACATCTGCCTGAAGTGGTATAAGATCCATCACTATTATTTTTATTTCCGAGAATTGATGTTTAGTTAATTTTACAATCTCCAAACTGTTTTGATTTCGCAAACCGAGATCAAGCAGCACCAAGTCTGGTTTGAGATTGCCAAGCATTTTTAATATGTTTTCGCCATTACCAACTGTGGCAACAACGTGCATATCAGACTGTTTTTTTATCATTGCAGAAATGCCGTCTCGGAGAAGTCGATTATCTTCGATTAGGAGTATCTTGATTTTTTTCAAAAGAGTTTCCCGAATGTTGATTCAAATTTTTTTGAATAATTAAGAATCTTATACAGAATTATGACAAAATCTGAATTAATACACTCTAATTGACCTTGAAAAGCAGAATATTCAATATTTTTTCCATTTACTGAAAGCAAAGTAATAAATGAAGCTCTATTTGGCAATAATTAAATTACTGTAATGATGCTGTTGTGCCATATGTTACATATGAAGATGAACGCATCCAAAATTTTTTTAGACTATTTCTTATCAGAAATCTCTCGTAGTAATATTGAATGGATTTAATCTTTATTTCATAATAGTTAATTGGGTAAGACTAATTTGTGAATTATTTGTCTGCAGTGGATTTTGGATACATATTATTTTCTCAATTGGATTAAAACGACCGATTTAGATGGTAGTTTTATATTAATCGTATTTTCTTTTTTTATGAAACCAGCGAATTGTTTGATAGAAACTTCTTCTGGTTTACCATTCCCATAAAGTTTATGTCGGGCAGAAGAACTGCGAATACAACACCGCCCGCGAAAACTCCAACTGCAATTTTTGTAAGGACATAAGCGATCAAAGAAATACCCGAAAGAACTGTGCGAGCGTGTGGAGAAAATCTTCTTCCCAAAAATTCAGGCATAGTAAAAACTTTTGATCTCATGTAAAACGGAACCATCACCCAGCCAAGAATAAGCAAACACCAAGCGTGAAGTTCATAATGAGCCATGGCAACACCATCAGTAGCACCGGAACCGGCTAATCCAACAAGATGTTCCTAGCCAATATTTGATGCAAAGATAAATGCGCCTACAATAAACCATCCTAAGTTTCTACCCGCTAAAAAATATTCTTTAAAAGTATTTTTTTGCCTTTTGATTATCCACTAAGCTAAGCCGAGTATGATAGTAAAATATCCAAAGATTACTACCTAATCCAGAGATTGAAGTACACCCATTACTCACACCTCA is a genomic window containing:
- a CDS encoding alpha/beta hydrolase → MKNKTSMNLSYRINQMRIIALLGLLFLLSNCSQSIPALMYTTKDLTYAYSNEIHINYEKLGYGDKKAVFLHGFGTSLHSWDDVKELFPPDEFTLYLIDLKGFGNSSKPEDDKYTIEDQSKIVKQFVEDINTDSLYLIGHSYGGAVALLTQISLLNEKSKTKISKLILIDCLAYTQEMPAFINYLRTPLLNKLTFQLTNKSKAEYILDKILYDKSKANKKLIDRYASFYYGEGLEYTFIKSAEQIDPDGYGKIISAYKNITTPCLILWGNNDSVLSVNNGIKLSKELPHTKLEIIDACGHAPQEEKPEITFEKIYAFIKGH
- a CDS encoding response regulator transcription factor, producing MKKIKILLIEDNRLLRDGISAMIKKQSDMHVVATVGNGENILKMLGNLKPDLVLLDLGLRNQNSLEIVKLTKHQFSEIKIIVMDLIPLQADVFEFVQAGVSGFILKDANVTEFFKTIRSVHQGMQVLPSHLTGSLFSQIVEHAINGSKTTAITESVRMTKRERQVIELIAEGSSNKEIAQKLHLSPYTVKSHVHNILEKLALNTRVQIAKHAHLSDSYKTAIETTSLIE